In one window of Oryzias melastigma strain HK-1 linkage group LG5, ASM292280v2, whole genome shotgun sequence DNA:
- the otop1 gene encoding proton channel OTOP1: MEGDGGLDVTCLNKYCNSSSSSSSSSDQDRKLFMKLKLNLSGDYPRKNAEFLSGQYGINLFLIGVALMLAVARDNPSVEESHLLAFVTCLMVLQLIWMMWYILLRERRKNTRTERDVNATTSWIRGALTVLAVLSLVMDAFRIGYFVGFSSCLSAAYAVYPVVHATHTIAQVHFLWFHIKDVVKSLEIFERFGVIHAVFTNVLLWCNGVMSEAEHFMNNHIRRLSFLDSENITIVASEPVCNSTTSSSTSSLFSRGLVYLFPFNVEYHIFVSVLLFVMWKNIGRTISSNKKSLVTKSQGLTLGPILGLLALASTIAVLVVYITRIEGVLELRQSAVSMFYIYGIVMLAVMCFSGALGLLIYRADHVPLDTSKNTSRQLDTELLFGSSLGSWFMSWCSIVAVLCTESKASYRWTNFVYSIFIVLEKYLQNLFIIESLYRQQERAERSDPELLAGSEIFSVTSSMAPPFSGIINRAYETPDKTPEKEQEESREVYRCEEQQEEQPLNMKRLILKNIAVLLIMCNASLWLLPAFGCRPQYDNGLEQDIYGFSAWTTVLNFAIPLNLFYRMHSVASLFEVFRRV; encoded by the exons ATGGAAGGAGACGGCGGCCTGGACGTTACCTGTCTGAACAAGTACTGCAAcagctcctcgtcctcctcatCCAGCTCGGACCAAGACAGGAAGCTTTTTATGAAGCTGAAGCTCAACTTGTCCGGGGATTATCCAAGAAAGAACGCAGAGTTTCTCAGCGGGCAGTATGGGATCAATTTGTTTCTGATCGGGGTGGCGCTGATGCTGGCCGTTGCGCGGGATAACCCCTCAGTGGAGGAGTCCCACCTGCTGGCCTTCGTCACCTGCCTGATGGTTCTCCAGCTGATCTGGATGATGTGGTACATTCTGCTCCGGGAGAGGCGTAAGAACACCCGAACTGAGAGGGATGTCAATGCCACCACGTCTTGGATTAGAG GTGCTTTAACTGTCCTCGCAGTCCTCTCTCTCGTCATGGATGCCTTCAGAATCGGATATTTTGTGGGCTTCTCGTCTTGTCTGTCGGCTGCTTATGCAGTATATCCTGTCGTCCACGCAACCCACACCATAGCACAG GTACATTTTCTGTGGTTTCACATCAAGGATGTTGTTAAAAGTTTGGAAATATTTGAGAG ATTTGGTGTAATTCATGCAGTTTTTACTAACGTCCTGCTGTGGTGCAACGGGGTGATGTCGGAGGCAGAGCACTTCATGAACAACCACATCAGAAGACTTTCCTTCCTGGATTCGGAAAACATCACCATAG tgGCCTCAGAGCCGGTGTGCAACAGTACCACAAGCTCCAGCACAAGCTCCCTCTTCTCCAGGGGCCTGGTGTATCTCTTCCCCTTCAACGTGGAGTACCACATCTTTGTCTCCGTTCTGCTCTTCGTCATGTGGAAGAACATCGGGCGCACTATTTCTTCAAACAAGAAGAGTTTGGTCACAAAAAGCCAGGGCTTGACTTTAGGGCCCATTTTGGGTCTTCTGGCGCTGGCCAGCACAATCGCAGTGTTGGTGGTCTACATTACCCGTATAGAAGGGGTCCTCGAGCTGCGCCAGTCCGCTGTTTCCATGTTCTACATTTATGGCATCGTCATGCTGGCGGTTATGTGCTTTTCCGGTGCTTTGGGTCTGCTCATATACAGAGCAGACCACGTGCCTCTGGACACCTCCAAGAACACGTCGAGACAGCTGGacacagagctgctgtttggatcCTCCTTAGGCTCCTGGTTCATGTCCTGGTGCAGCATTGTAGCTGTGCTGTGCACTGAAAGCAAGGCTTCATATCGCTGGACCAACTTTGTCTACTCCATCTTCATCGTGCTGGAAAAGTATCTCCAGAACCTTTTTATTATCGAGTCTCTTTATCGCCAGCAAGAGCGAGCTGAGAGGTCCGACCCAGAACTGCTGGCCGGGTCGGAAATTTTCTCGGTGACGTCCTCCATGGCTCCGCCGTTCAGCGGCATCATCAATCGAGCCTACGAGACGCCAGACAAAACCCCGgagaaggagcaggaggagagcagagaggTGTACAGgtgtgaggagcagcaggaggagcagccgCTGAACATGAAGAGGCTGATTCTGAAGAACATTGCTGTTTTGCTGATTATGTGCAATGCTTCG CTGTGGCTCCTCCCTGCGTTTGGCTGCAGACCGCAGTATGACAACGGGCTGGAGCAGGACATTTACGGCTTCTCGGCGTGGACCACCGTTCTGAATTTTGCCATTCCCTTGAACCTTTTCTATCGCATGCACTCCGTTGCCTCCCTCTTTGAGGTGTTTCGCCGAGTTTGA